The following proteins are encoded in a genomic region of Sebastes fasciatus isolate fSebFas1 chromosome 14, fSebFas1.pri, whole genome shotgun sequence:
- the gpr143 gene encoding G-protein coupled receptor 143, with product MASPRLETFCCPNRDAATEFVVSFQPVLFGSLGLGSAALSLLFAVLQILPKRKGYRRLGQYPLPRPASSSRILFIISICDILGCTGIIVRSSVWLGLPNIVDRISVANSTDVWPEVFCVGSAMWIQLFFSASFWWTFCYAVDVFLVVKTSAGISTIILYHMITWGLAVLLCVEGVAMLYYPSISDCEQGLQHAIPHYVTTYAPMLLVLVANPVFFNRTISAVTSLLKGRQGIYTENERRLANEIKIRFFKIMLVFFVCWVPNIINESLLFYLEMQTDIDDNGFRNIRNAALITWFIMGILNPMQAFLNTLAFHGWTGFDVDFRLRRRRDLAWDSVSTSVPNAAGNNPLVGTTLLYQSHVQEAKKNMMSNGHHSDAISVLSEGSDSSTVEIHISSELRDYEDVDADGESLENSVRH from the exons ATGGCATCCCCCCGGCTGGAGACCTTCTGCTGCCCGAACAGAGACGCAGCGACGGAGTTCGTGGTCTCCTTCCAGCCGGTCCTGTTCGGGTCTCTGGGTCTGGGCAGCGCGGCTCTCAGTCTGCTGTTCGCTGTTTTACAGATCCTGCCCAAACGGAAGGGCTACAGAAGACTGGGCCAGTACCCGCTGCCACGACCAGCCTCCTCCTCACGgatcctcttcatcatcagtATCTGTGACATACTGGGATGCACAG GTATCATCGTAAGGTCATCTGTCTGGCTGGGCCTGCCAAACATCGTGGACCGCATCTCGGTGGCCAACAGCACCGACGTCTGGCCTGAGGTCTTCTGTGTCGGCAGTGCG ATGTGGATCCAGTTGTTTTTCAGCGCTTCTTTTTGGTGGACCTTTTGTTACGCCGTCGACGTCTTCCTGGTGGTGAAAACATCCGCGGGAATCAG CACCATTATCCTCTACCACATGATTACATGGGGTCTggctgtgctgctgtgtgtcgAAGGAGTGGCCATGCTCTACTACCCATCCATCTCTGA ttgtGAGCAAGGCCTCCAGCACGCCATCCCCCACTACGTCACCACGTACGCGCCGATGCTGCTCGTCCTCGTGGCCAACCCCGTCTTCTTTAACCGCACCATATCTGCAG TGACGTCTTTGCTAAAAGGACGACAAGGAATCTACACGGAAAATGAGAGACGGCTGGCCAATGAGATCAAAATACGCTTCTTTAAAATAATGCTGGTGTTCTTTGTTTG CTGGGTTCCCAACATCATCAACGAGAGCCTCCTCTTCTACCTGGAGATGCAGACGGACATCGATGACAACGGCTTCAGGAACATCAGAAACGCAGCCCTCATCACGTGGTTTATCATG GGCATCCTGAACCCCATGCAGGCTTTCCTCAACACCCTGGCCTTTCACGGCTGGACGGGCTTCGACGTTGACTTCAGGCTGCGGCGGAGGAGAGATCTGGCCTGGGACTCGGTTTCTACTTCAGTGCCTAACGCAGCAGGCAATAATCCCTTGGTGGGAACGACTCTGCTCTACCAGAGTCACGTCCAGGAAGCCAAGAAGAACATGATGAGCAACGGACACCACTCCGACGCCATCAGCGTCCTCTCAGAAG GTTCAGACTCTAGTACAGTTGAAATCCACATTTCCAGCGAGCTACGAGACTATGAGGATGTAGACGCTGACGGAGAATCCTTGGAGAACTCTGTGAGGCACTAG
- the LOC141782593 gene encoding ankyrin repeat and SOCS box protein 9-like, which produces MSAGHKETPRDTTCQSGAAVFFSNPLMSDSESDWSPIHDAAFNGRVLALQRLIAQGTSVNLNTLDQVSPLHGACLQGSVTCAKLLMENGANVNASTVDGQTPLSEACARGHVTCVSLLLQHGATPLGTSQTSSPIHRAAAKGHAECIEPLVQHGADVDQYIDQSGFPLHVACSNQHLSTVRKLLQLGASVNSSVSGDSSLHIAARLSSPEMVSVLLDHGADRSLRNSEGKQPLDLAPPNSLAERMLRQAGGASPLMQLCRLYIRKTVGKQRLNEIHDLHLPTEVKQYLLYRSDPGGDLMH; this is translated from the exons ATGTCTGCTGGACACAAAGAGACTCCGCGAGACACTACATGTCAAAGTggagctgctgtttttttctccaaCCCTTTGATGAGTG ATTCTGAATCGGACTGGTCTCCTATTCATGATGCTGCCTTTAATGGACGCGTCCTCGCTCTGCAGAGACTCATTGCTCAG GGTACATCTGTAAATCTGAACACCTTGGACCAGGTTTCTCCCCTCCATGGAGCATGTTTACAAGGCTCCGTGACATGCGCCAAGCTCCTGATGGAAAATGGGGCAAAT GTTAACGCTTCGACAGTAGATGGACAAACCCCCCTGTCAGAAGCTTGCGCCCGGGGTCACGTAACCTGCGTATCGCTGCTCCTTCAACACGGAGCGACTCCCCTGGGGACCAGCCAGACCAGCTCTCCGATCCACAGGGCTGCAGCcaaag GTCATGCAGAGTGCATCGAGCCTCTTGTTCAGCACGGTGCAGATGTGGATCAGTACATCGACCAATCGGGGTTCCCTCTCCACGTCGCCTGCTCCAATCAGCATCTGAGTACTGTGAGGAAACTGCTTCAACTTG GTGCCAGTGTGAACAGCAGTGTGTCTGGTGACTCGTCGCTGCACATCGCCGCCCGTCTCTCCAGCCCTGAGATGGTGTCAGTCCTGCTCGACCACGGGGCCGACCGCTCCCTCAGGAACTCAGAGGGCAAACAGCCGCTGGACCTCGCACCTCCCAACAGCCTGGCAGAGAGGATGTTGAGACAAGCAGGAG GAGCGTCTCCTCTGATGCAGCTGTGCCGGCTGTACATCAGGAAAACTGTGGGCAAGCAGAGACTGAATGAAATTCACGACCTTCACCTTCCCACAGAGGTGAAACAGTATCTTCTCTACCGATCAGATCCAGGGGGAGATCTAATGCACTGA